The Bacteroidales bacterium genome includes the window AGTAAATGGATTTCCTTCTCGAACTGGACGTCCTTTTTCACGTACGTCAAAGGCAATAGCATTAGCACGGCGAGTAGAAGTTGTATTTAAGTTTACATTGTAAGCTATCAAAAAATTACGAGCCGAAACAGCTGTTGCACCTGTTTTAGGCACAAATTCGGCTGGACCAAAATCGGGTTTCCATTCAGGCTTTTTGAGTTTATCGGGCAAACCTTCGTATTCGCCAGAACGAACGTATGCTAAGTTTTTACGTTCGGGCGTAAATGCAGCAAACTCATAGCAGTAAATAGGATATTGCAATTCTTCGCCTAAACGTTTTGCCAATTTTCGAGCATATTCTACCGTTTCTTCCATGGTAATATTAGCAACAGGAACCAACGGACATACATCCATAGCACCAAAACGAGGATGCTCTCCTTTATGTTTAGTCATATCGATAAGCTCTTTTGCTTTTTTACCTGCTAAGAAAGCTGCTTCGCATACGGCTTCGGGTTCTCCGACAAAAGTAACGACTGTTCGATTGGTAGCTTTACCTGGGTCAACATCAATTAATTTAACACCTTCTACAGATTCTATAACATCAGTAATCTGTTTAATTATGTCCATGTTGCGACCTTCGCTAAAATTTGGTACACATTCGACTATTTGTTTCATTGCCATAATTGGTTTATGCTTTAGTTTGAACAAATTTTTATTCGTTTCAAAAATAACTAAAAAAAATAGTAAAGTTAATTTTTGAATTCAATTTTAATGTGTTTTAAAACAATTTTCTTTATTAAAATCGGACGCCGATACCTACATGTAAATGTATAATACTACCAGGTCCAAAAGAATACCACAAAACATCATCGAATAAATCATAAGTTTGATTATCCTTTAAAATCATTCTTGGAGCGGTCATTTTATTTATATTAAAACCTGCAAAAACATCTAGAGGAATTTTATCATTAATATACCATTGATATCCTATTGCAGGTCCTCCACCGTAATTATAAAATGTAGTCAAATGCTTGGTCGACAGTGTATCGGTTGAAGTATAATAATGATACTCTAAATTGCTTTGATAAATACCCCCCATCAATTTCAATTGTAAATACAAGCCTTTTAAATTTTCAGAAAAAAAATAAAAACGCACAAAAGGATCAATACGCAAACCTTGAAAATATGCATAATAAATATTTAAATAGGACCCTATTGACCAATCTTTACGTTTTAATTGTTGTTCATATTTTATCCTTACTTTATTTACCAAGCCTAATGGAGCAACGGTTAATGTTTTAACCTGCCCCATTAAGCTAGAAAAATA containing:
- a CDS encoding DUF3575 domain-containing protein, giving the protein MIKKSIIILLTIIYFSSLMGQVKTLTVAPLGLVNKVRIKYEQQLKRKDWSIGSYLNIYYAYFQGLRIDPFVRFYFFSENLKGLYLQLKLMGGIYQSNLEYHYYTSTDTLSTKHLTTFYNYGGGPAIGYQWYINDKIPLDVFAGFNINKMTAPRMILKDNQTYDLFDDVLWYSFGPGSIIHLHVGIGVRF